The DNA region CGTGCGCGGGAACGTCGTCGTGTCCGCGGACGACGAGGCGGCGGGCGGCGACGGCGCGATGCGCGTGTACCGCATCGACCCGGCCACGCGGCGGATCAAGCACCTCAAGGACGTGCCGACCGAGGTCACCGCGCACGGCATCTGCCTCTACACCTCCCCGCGGTCAGGGAAGCTGTACGCCTACCCGAACTCCACCTCCGGCCGGGTCGAGCAGTGGGAACTCGCCGTCAGCGGCGACACGGTGAAGGCGACCTCCGTGCGGCTCTTCGACTCCGGGTCGGCCGTCGAGGGCTGCTACGCGGACGAGCGCACCGGCAAGCTGTACCTCGGCGAGGAGGACGTCGGCGTGTGGGTGTACGGCGCCGAGCCGGGCGCCGGGACCGCCCGCACCAAGCTCGACTCCACCGGCTCCGCCGGCCACCTCACCGCCGACACCGAGGGCATCGCCGCCGCCGGGAACCGCCTCTTCGTCTCCTTGCAGGGCAGCGACGACTTCACCGCGTACGACCGGACCAGCGGCGCCTACCTCGGCCGCTTCGGCGTCGCGTCCGGCACCGCCGCCGACGACTGTGAGGACACCGACGGCATCGACGCCACCGCCACGGGCCTCGGCTCCGCCTTCCCCCAGGGCGTGTTCGTCTGCCAGGACGGCTCCAACGGCGCCCCGGGCTCCAGCGGCAACCAGAACTTCAAGTTCGTACCGCTGGAGCGGATCACCGACCGCGTCTGACCCCGGCCGCATCCGACCCCGGCCGCGCCCGGCCCCCGCCGGGCTCACCAGCCGGTGAACAGGAGGTGGTTGACGGCGAGGGCAAGCACCGCCTGCGCCGTCAGCCACGCCCGCGCGGACGGGCGCGGAAGCAGCGCCGCCGCGGGCAGCAGGAAGAGCGCGAACGGCAGCCAGATGCGCTCCGTCTCCGCCTTGCTCATGCCGGACAGGTCCGCGACGGCGACCGCGAACAGGGCCGCGAGGACCAGGCCCACGAGGCGGTCGGCCGCCGTGGTGTCCCGGCTGCGCCAGCGGCGCACCGCGCCCGGTGCCGCCGTGAGCGTGCGCCGCAGACCCGCCACCGTCGCGAGCCCGACGACGACCACCGTGCAGGCCGGATTGGCCCACACCCAGTACCAGTACGGCCGCACGCCCGCCGCGCCCTGGTAGTAGCGGTCCACCAACAGGCGGTACGCCTCCCACCAGTCGAAGCCGAACGCCGTGAACACCAGCGGCACCACCGCCGCGCCCGCCACGAACCACGGCAGCGGGCGCGCCGTCCGGGCGACGAGCACGACACCGGCGGCGACCAGGGCGAAGAGCGTCAGGCCGTACGACAGGTAGCAGGTCAGGCCGAACAGCAGGCCGGAGCCGGTGGCGGCGAGGGCGGGGCGGCGGGTCGTGCGCGTCGCCGCCAGCGCGAGCAGCGCCGTCATCCAGGCCGTGACCGCCGCGAAGTAGCCGTCCGCCGACGCGCCCATCCAGACGGCGGCGGGCGCGAGCACCAGGAACGGCGCCGCACGGCGGGCCGTCGCCTCGTCCGCGAGCGCCCGCACCGTGAGCAGCACGGCAAGGACCGCCGTGCCGCCCGCCGTGATGACGAACGCGCCCGCCCACCCGCCGCCGCCCAGGCCGACCCGGTCCAGGAGGACGAAGGTCAGCGGCGCGGCGGGCGGATGGCCCGCGGTGTGCGCGGGCCAGTGGTACTCGCCGGGCACCTGCACGATGTGCTGCGTGAAGTCCCGCAGCGCCGCCGGGATGTCGTCGAACCGGTCGATCACCCGCAGGTACTCGTACTTCGTGGTGAGGCGCTCGGCGACGCCGCGGTGCCAGCCGTCGACCAGGGCCAGGGACCAGATCCACGCGGTGGAGCCCGCCCACGCGGCGGCGAGGAGTGCCCGCCAGGGCAGGCGCGCGGCGAGCGCGGGGCCGTGCAGGACGACGGCCGCGGCCACGGCGAGGGCGGCCGGGGTGCCCGGGCCCAGGTGGGGGTTCCATTTCGCGTACAGGGGTGGCCAGTTGACGTGCAGGCTGCCGTCGTGGGTCTCCAGGTAGCGGCCGATGAGGACGGCCGCGGTGACGAGGAGGGCGGCGAGGGCGGCGGCGAGGAGGTCACGGCGGGGGCCGGACCGGCGTGGGGCGGGCCGGGGCGGGTGGGGCGGGCGTGGTTCGGGGTGGTTCACCCTTGGCACGGTAGGGCGCCCGAGGCGGCGGACGGCGTGTCCGCGGGCCCGCGTCACCGAA from Streptomyces flavofungini includes:
- a CDS encoding phytase, translated to MRGGGGARGDACLKGGGEGARAGVGRTVGRAAADFDVTATVETAPVSHSGDAADDPAIWVHPGDPAESVVVGTDKKGALEVYDLKGARIQRVDGGHGNNVDVRGNVVVSADDEAAGGDGAMRVYRIDPATRRIKHLKDVPTEVTAHGICLYTSPRSGKLYAYPNSTSGRVEQWELAVSGDTVKATSVRLFDSGSAVEGCYADERTGKLYLGEEDVGVWVYGAEPGAGTARTKLDSTGSAGHLTADTEGIAAAGNRLFVSLQGSDDFTAYDRTSGAYLGRFGVASGTAADDCEDTDGIDATATGLGSAFPQGVFVCQDGSNGAPGSSGNQNFKFVPLERITDRV